The Phormidium yuhuli AB48 DNA window CGTCATGTTGGGCTTCCACCCACCAGAGAGGGGTTTTGGCGGATAAATACTGTTCAATCAGTCGGGGGAGATGGGCAAAGTCTTGATCCGGGTAGAGTTCGCGGTAGGTACGCCGGGCAAACTTGACCAGCTGGGGGCGATCGAGAGGTGATCCGTTGCGTAAACGATAACCGGGAACAAACAAAAGACTTAAGAGGTAGGGGAACTACTGGGGTTGCTGGGGGTTGGGGCTTCGATGGAGACTGGGGAACTCAGGCCCTCAGGCAGAAAAATTCTGGCACTGGTGGCGAGTAGGGCCAGCAGGAAAACAACAACAATGAGAGCGGGGGCGATGTATTGACGAAAAATGTTCATAGAAGAAGGGAACAGGGTTACCACAGAGACACAGAGGACACAGAGGAAGAGGAGATGGGAAGAGGCAAGAGGCAAGAGGGAGAGCTTTGGGGGCCTTGTCAGCCTTGGCTCGATAAGGCTTCTTGTTGAGCCTGTAGGAGTTCTGAGATTCCTTGCTCGGCTAAATCGAGTAGGCCATTGAGTTGAGAGCGGGAGAAACTGCCAGACTCAGCCGTTCCTTGAATTTCAATCACCTCCAATTGCTCGGTCATGACTACATTCAAATCGACATCTGCTGCTACATCCTCCTCATATTTTAGATCCAGAAGCGGTTGTCCTTCAATGAGGCCGACGGAAACGGCGGCGATCGCATGGCTGAGGGGTGATCGGTCTAATTCTCCAGCCTTCACCAGGCGATCGAGGGCCAGGGCCAGGGCCACCCAAGACCCCGTAATAGCCGTGGTACGGGTTCCTGCATCGGCTTGTAAGACGTCAGCATCAATCAGCAGTGTTCGTTCTCCTAACCCCTTTAAATCCACAGCCGCTCGTAAACTCCGGCCAATCAAGCGTTGAATTTCTTGGGTCCGTCCGGAGAGTTTCAAGACTTCCCGCCGCTGGCGTTCCGGTGTGGCACTGGGTAACATCCGATATTCTGCCGTGAGCCAGCCCTGGCCGGCATCCTTGAGAAAGGGAGGAACCCCGGGTTCTACCGTCACTGTACAGAGAACTCGGGTGTTGCCCGAATGAGCGAGAACCGAACTGGTCGCAAAATCGGTGAAGTTAAGGTCAAACTGAATCGGACGCAGGCTATTATGAGCGCGACCATCGGGACGTTGCCAGGGCATAAGTCGAAGGTAGAGATTTAAAATTAGGAGGGTCTCGGAGCATGATGCCACGAAACGATGGTTTAGAGAAGCGGGACTAGAGAGACTTGTCTAAAACATCCTTCATCCGTTCAGCCGCCTCACGAATGAAGTTCAGGTAACTCTGACGTTCCTCCTCATCAAGGCTGTCATCAGTTAGGAGTTCGAGAGACATCAGGATCGTATTCAGAGACGTACGGAACTCATGAGTCTGTTCATTGGGGAACGGAGACTGGGACTGAGGCGACTCGGTCATGATAAAAGGGCTGGAGTGCAACATGGGGGTTCATTTGGTGGAACAAGGACGTTGAGCCCAGTAGAAAATCTGCGTATAATTACGATACAAATTCAACTGTCGCTCAATATTTTATCAGTGTAAATACTGACAAAAGTAGTAGGAATCCGTAAAAATCATGGGCAAGGACATTAAACGTGAAGGATAACGACCTTGAAGATGAGTCTCGCGGGCTCTGTTTTAGGGAGATGGGGCCCCAATAAGAGTCTCAGAGGTGTAGCTGAGGCGATCGCAGGTATTGCACGTCTCCTCAATCGTGGTACGAACCCGTTGGATTTCCTCTAAGAGGGCATCTCGGTTCACCTGGATCATCACATCTTGGTCCAATCGCAATTCCAGGAGTTCAACAGACCACAAAAGGCTTTGTAGTTGAGTTCGTAAATCAAAAGAGGCTTTCGGCCTCAGAGGCCGGTCAGGACTACAGGGGTTGAAAGATGGCAAGGAATTCATCAGGCTTCGTCAATTCAGTATCCCTATTATCTTGGGGAATCTTTGAGCCCGCGACGATCTCAACCCTGCGATCGATTGATTGTCATCCCCAATCCTCGTGACAGCTACCTAACTGTCCAGGTGATGGATCCAGGGGCTAACACTAGATCCAGATCACAGATAACTCATCGTTCTTCTCGCCTCAATTGCAATCATCCTGTTAATGCTATGAGCTGAGAACCTGTAGGGATTGCCGAGTATCAGTACTATTACGCATAAAAAATAACAACTTACCTAGAAAGTCGTTATTTTCACGGACTATGACATGACGATTTCTGTCTCACCCAAAAGTCCCCTCCAATCCTTATAATCTTAACTAATGGCTATGAAATTCTTTATGTTTTTCAGTCTTTCAATTGATTGTGATTTATTTTTTGGTTAAAAAATGTAATAGTTAACTAAGGTGTCAGAAGTCAAAATATACCAGCTAAGTATATTTACTTATCCTATATTTTTTGGACAGCCTGTCTTATTCTTAGAAGATCCTTTAAAATTACAACTTTGCCTCCAAAGTCCGTAACATTACTCAGGTTAAATTCAGTAATTTCCCTTAAAGCTTCAATTTCTTGAATGAAAGTTCCAAAATTATCCAACTCGCTTTCTCTTCACAGAACCTTTAAAAATCAAGTGTCTTCTGTGTAGACTTCACAAAGAGGGTCTAAGTTCCTTGTCTCAATGTCGTCTTGCCGATAAGTTGGGTACATGAGGGCAAGCAACCTATTGTTTTGATACGTAACCCAACTGACCCAGGAATTTACAATGAATACTAGCTTCTTAACCAAAACATCTCTATTTACTGCGGGACTAACCCTAGCCTCTCTGAGTCTAGGAGTCAATCCCTCCATGGCTCAATGGAACTACACGATCGACTCCTTCACCGATGGTCACAATGCCCAGTCTAGAGTGGGAAGTCAGAGTGAATTTGAATTCTACGGCATGGCGCTGATGGACGATGGGGAGAACATCTTCATCGCCATCAACTCGAACTTAAGTCTTGATGGCGCGACATCTAGTCACGCTCAGAGTGGTGTCATCAGCTATGGCGATTTCTTCTTCAACTTCACCGGTAGTGGACTCGATGATGCCAACGGCAATCTCTTCGCCATTAACTTTGCCAACAACACCGACAGCGGCGTCAGTGAAGCAGGGGTTTATCGGAATGTCACTGGAACGAACGTGGCTGGGATAAACTCAGGATTCGACCATCTGAACCATCATGCCAATACGGTGAACAACCTCGCTGTCAACAAAACTGGCGGTGGAGAAGGTGCTCGCATTGGTGACTTAGCCAGTAACGATGCCTACTGGCAATCAGGTGTCAACCAAAAATACAAAGTTGTCAACTCCATCGCTTCAGGAGAACGGGTCGGTGGCATCAATATGTTAGAAGCTTCGACCCTAGCCGCCTTAGGTTTGGACTTTGGCCAGTTCAGTGCCACCGGAACCTACACCTTTGGCTTCAGCTTCGACAGAAATCTCCTACCCAGTGGGGATTTCATCGCTCACATTTTCGCCGAATGTATCAATGATGGCATGGCCATGGTCGGCAATTTGGCCGATCGCAGCATCGTCGATCCCCAACCGGTTCCCGAACCCGCTTCTGTCTTGGGATTGTTAGCGGTAGGCGGTTTGATGCTCAAAGGCAAACGGAACCGCACCGCCTAATATCGCGGATAGTCTGAGAGCGACATCTTAAAGGGATCTATTAAAACAGACGTGGCAACGCTACGTCTGTTTTCTTTTGCCTCGTTCTTCTTGGCTCCTTCCCCCTTTTCTCTGTGTCCTCTGTGCCTCTGTGGTGACCCTACTGCCTATTGCCCCTTCCCTATTGCCTATTGCCTATTGCCTATTGCCTCTTGCCCCTTGCCTAATATGGTATCTTTGGATATTTGCAGACCATACGAGTGTAGAGCGCGGTACGCCCCCTATGAGCCACGAAATTTTCATGCCCGCCCTCAGTTCCACCATGACCGAAGGGAAAATCGTCTCCTGGACCAAAGCCACGGGAGACAAGGTGGAGAAAGGCGAAACGGTGGTTGTCGTTGAATCCGACAAAGCCGATATGGATGTTGAATCCTTTTACGACGGTTACTTAGCCGCCATTCTAGTCGCTGATGGGGAAGTTGCCCCAGTGGGTAGCACCATTGCCCTGTTAGCAGAAACCGAAGCTGAAATCCCCCAAGTTCAAGAAAAAGCCCAACAGCAGAGTTCCTCAGCCCCCGCTCCAGCGGCTGCCCCAGAACCGACCCCAGAACCGGCTGCTGTTGGGGCGGTGACCAGTCAAAATGGCTCCAGTAGCCAGTCCAGTGGTCGCCTCGTTGCCTCTCCTCGGGCCCGCAAACTCGCCAAACAGCTTAAGGTGGACTTAAGCACGCTGCAAGGCAGTGGCCCCTACGGTCGCATCGTCGCCGAAGATGTGCAACAGGCCGCCGGACAGCCCGTTTCTGCCCCCACGGTCACCCCGGTGATGCCCGCTGCCCCCGCTGCTGCCCCGGTTCCCATGACAGCCGCTGCCAGCCCCGCTACCGCCCCCGTCACCCCTGGGCAGGTGGTTCCCTTCAATACCCTACAAGGGGCAGTCGTCCGCAATATGACCGCCAGTTTGTCGGTTCCGGTGTTCCGGGTGGGCTATACCATCACCACCGATGCCCTGGATAATCTCTATAAGCAAATCAAGTCCAAGGGCGTGACGATGACCGGCTTGTTAGCCAAAGCCGTGGCGGTTACCCTACAAAAACACCCCCTACTCTATGCCAGCTACACCGAGCAAGGGGTGAAGTATAACGGAAATATCAATGTTTCGGTGGCTGTGGCTATGCCCGATGGGGGCTTGATTACCCCAGTCCTGCAAAATGCTGACCAGGTGGATATTTATTCCCTCTCCCGCAATTGGAAAGACCTGGTGGCCCGCTCTCGCAGTAAGCAGTTGCAACCGGAAGAGTACAACAGTGGTACCTTCACACTCTCCAATTTAGGAATGTTTGGGGTCGATCGCTTTGATGCCATTTTGCCCCCGGGACAGGGTTCGATTCTGGCCATTGGTGCCTCTCGTCCCCAAGTGGTGGCCACCGACGATGGCTTAATGGGGGTCAAACGACAAATGCAAGTGAACATCACCTGCGACCACCGGATTATTTACGGTGCTGATGCGGCGGCGTTCCTGAAAGATTTGGCTGGGTTGATTGAACGCAATCCCCAATCTCTGACTCTGTAATCAGGAGATATCCGCTGTCAGGGGTTCCCAGGGGAGGAGTGAACCTCATCTTGGGACCCCTGACCTCTTCTATGACCGGGTTTTACCGTAGCCAAACATGGGTATCGACGTTCAGCACCTTCCCTAGTTTGAGCAGATCCTGGTCATCGGCGGCGAGAGCGTTGTCTTCGATCGCCCCCTTGAGCCAGGCATAATAGAGTTCCTGGATGCGATCGAGGGCTAACCCCAATTGCAGGCTGTCGCCGATTTCAACCAATTTGGTAATCTGAGCGATTCCTTCCTCACGAGAGGCCGGTCCCCGGTCATCGTCGCTGCGATGCAACAGATGCCACAAGGCCCGCCAAATCAACTGTTCCAGGGACTGTTTCGCCTCAGGAACCTTGAGATGACAGTTCATGGTTTGGGCTTCAATGGCAATGGCAGTTAATTCCATCCAATAGTCGACTTTGACGGGTTGCTCATCCAGGCGATTGAGTTGCTCGACTAAACCGCGAACAGCCTCTAAACAGCGTTGATTGAGAGCGATTTCAGCCGCCACCTGGAGTTCCCGGGGAACGTTGAGATGATTGCGTTGTAGGGCTTTGAGAACGCCATAGTTATCGCGATAGACCTGTCCATAGAGGCGATCGAGTCGTTTCAGGGTTTGCCGTTCTAATTGGTGAATAATCCGTTCTTCTTCTTCGGCGAACAGATCCGAAAGGCCAAAGGTTTGGCCATTCAGGTGACGGTTCATAGCCAGAATCGTCTGAGCGGCACTGGCGGACTCCAGGGCGGTAAATAGGGCTTCCTTCATGTTGCGGTACTCCAGACGGCCGGAGAAGGGCTGAACACAGCAATGGAAGTCCAATCCGCCTAAATGTAAGACGGCAAAGGTCAGATGGACCGATTCCCAGGTAATCTCGGAACTAAACTCCGCTTGGCCCACCGCTAGGGTGAGGGTTCCCAGGTGTTGCAGTTGATAGTCCAGTTGTCGGGCTTGGTAGCAATAGACGCGATGTTCCGGTTGATAGGTCTTAAACAGGGAACTGATGGCATAATGAGCGGCAATCTGTTCAATGCTGACCTGGTTGGGTTTGACGTTATGGCGATAGACGGCAGCACCATCGCCAAAGAAGGGGACGTTGGAGGGAGCGGCGGCCAGTTGGGCGATAAATTCCGGTTCGATATCCTGTCCGGTGATTTGGCTCGCCAGTTCGATCGCCCGAGCGGCATAGCGGAGGATTTGGGTTCCTTCAGGACGGGAGATTTCCTCGAAGAACCAGCCGCAACTGGTGTACATCAGCAGGGTGTGACGCTGCATTTCCAGGAGGCGTAGGGCGTCGATTTGTTCACTGGCGGTGAGTTCTCGCACTTGATGCTGACGCAGGAACTCGGCCACATTCTCACGACTGCGATCGCCCAAAATGCTGATATATTCATCGCGAGCTGTCCAGGGATCTCGCAGCAGACGACCCCCTTCGCGAGTGTAGACCTCTTCGAGGCGATCGCGAACCCAATCGAGGGCATCCCGCAGGGGCCGCCGCCATTTTTGCTGGGTTCCGCCGCCGCCGCCACAGCCACAGTCATCCTGCCAGCGATCGACGCCGTGAGAACAACTCCAGGCGGTGACGGGTTTGAGTTCACATTCCCAGGTGGGGGGGTTAACGCTGCGATAATGGGCAAAGTTGGTGACCGTCCAGCCCCGATTGGGAAATTCCTGGGTTAGGCAGTAAGCGACGCATTTTTCTTTGTCCCGTTTGTGGTGGCCAAAGGTTTCGCCGTCGGTGGCGACGGAGATAATTTGAGCCGGGCGATGGTCCCCATGAATGGCGATTTCCAGACGGCCGGCGAAATTATAGGCACTTTCGAGGACATCATTGAAGCCCATATCCCGAGAGATGGGCCCGTCATAGAAGAAGACATCCAGATAGGGCCGTTCAGCGTCGGGCCGTCCTTCAGCATCCTTGAGATAACAGCGATAGGGACGGCTGGGGTCGATTTGTCCGCCACCGACTTCGTACCAGGTGGGGTCAGGATTGTCCTCAGTAGCCATGGGGCGACAGCGTTGCACCTGAGAGGGGGCCAGGACGACAAATTGGATTCCTTCGTTAATGAGGGCTTCCACAGTGGGATAGTCGATGGCCGTCTCCGCTAACCACATTCCCTCGGGATCGCGGCCAAAGTGTTTTTGGAAGTCAGCCTTACCCCAGCGGATTTGAGTGCGTTTGTCCCGGGCATTGGCCAGAGGGAGGATGATGTGGTTGTAGACTTGGGCGATCGCATTCCCATGACCCCCGAGTCGTTTGCAACTGTGGCGATCGCCCTCAATAATCCGTTCATAGACTTCGGGATCATGGCCAGCAATCCAATTCATCAGGGTTGGCCCGATATTGAAGCTGAGATATTCGTAATTGTTGACAATCTCCACCACCTCCCCTTGGTCGTTCAAGACTCGAGCAAAGGCATTGGGGCGATAGCATTCTGCATGGATGCGTTCATTCCAGTCATGGAAGGGACTAGCACTGGGTTGTCGTTCGATCGCATCCAAGTAAGGATTTTCTCGTGGGGGTTGATAGTAGTGACCATGAACCGTAACAAACACTCCAGTTTGTTGCCGGGGCAGTGTCGCCGAACGCTCTAGATTGGCGTTCAAGGCATCTGTGGAAATCGGGTCAGAGGTGAAGGTCATAGGGGGTAGGGACGGTAATAAAGCGTCGTAATGAGGTCAGTATCGAAGAATTGAAACCGCAGTCTTATCAGGAGTTCTAACAGGACTGCCCCCAATTGAGCGATCGCCTGAGACGTGCTGGGGGCCGTCAACCTGTAGGGTCATTTTAGCAATGAAATTCAATAGTTTTCAGTGACGTTACTACAATTTTTGTTACGAAACATTGCACTTAACGTGATAAAAATGGGAATAATTTTTAGGCGATCGCCTGTTAACAAATGGGGATCAACCCTTAACCCTTCATAATTGACCGCAGCGACATCTTGCAGCAAGCCCCGGGTCTAAGCGATGCGTTCCGGCCGGTAGGGGCGAAAAATCCCCTCCTGGGAGGGGCAGGGGTGGGTTCCCCTCCTGGGAGGGGCAGGGGTGGGTTCCCCTCCTGGGAGGGGCAGGGGTGGGTTATGCCTTTTGCCTTCTCCCCCCTCTTGCCTTTTGCCTATTGCCTTTTGCCCTTATCATGAAAACTTTAATTCTCTCCCTCCTCCTCACCTTCCTCCCCATCTCCATCGCCGCCGAATGGCTGCATTGGGATGCCAGCATCATTTTCCTCACCGCCGCCATCGCCATCATCCCCCTGGCCGCCTGGATGGGAACCGCCACCGAAGAACTGGCCGTCGTCGTCGGCCCCACCCTCGGAGGACTCCTCAACGCCACCTTTGGCAACGCCACTGAACTGATTATCGCCCTCATTGCCCTGCGGGCCGGCCTAATCGAAGTCGTCAAAGCCAGCATTACCGGCTCAATCATCAGTAACCTCCTACTCGTTATGGGATTTTCCATGTTTCTCGGAGGAATTCGCTATAAATCCCAAAACTTCCAACCCGTCATCGCTCGCCTCAACGCCTCGGTGATGAACCTAGCCACCGTGGCCATCCTCGTTCCCACCGCCGTCGTCGCCACCTCCCACGGTATCCCGGAACTGACGATTCAGAAACTCTCCAGCATCGTGGCGGTGATTCTCATCATTGTCTATGGCCTAACCCTGCTGTTTTCCATGAAAACCCACGCCTATCTCTGTGATGTGGGAGAAGCGGAAAATGAATTAGAGTCTGGAGAAGCGGGCGAGTCCCCCAATCCCTGGTTATGGTCTGGGGTCTTGCTTCTCTGTACCCTCGCTGTCGCCTATGAGTCCGAGTTGTTGGTGGGGTCCCTGGAACTGGCCACAGAATCTCTCGGCTTCACCCCCCTGTTCACTGGGGTGATTCTCGTCCCCATCATCGGTAACGCCGCCGAACACGCTACCGCCGTCACCGTCGCGATGAAAAACAAGATGGATTTATCCATGGCCGTGGCCATGGGGTCCAGTTTGCAGATTGCTCTGTTTGTCGGCCCAGTCCTGGTGTTAGCCGGTTGGCTGTTCGGTCAACCCATGGATTTAAACTTCAATCCCTTTGAATTGGTGGCCGTGGTGGTGGCGGTGGTGTTGGCCAACTCCGTCAGTTCCGATGGCCGTTCGGACTGGCTCGAAGGGGTGTTATTGTTAGCCACCTATCTGGTGGTGAGTGTGGCGTTTTTCTATCATCCTGTTTAGTTGTCTCCCCCCAATTGGGCCGACGGACGGTTAACCGTCCCCAGTCTGGGGCCTCAAGGGCGATCGCCTCGCTAATATAGAGTTAAGGCAATCATTAAGATTTATTACGTTATGCTCGTTTCATCCTCTCGCTTGGAGGGTTTCAAAGAGTTCTTACGGGATAAACTCCTGTTTGGCAATGAGCCAAGCCCAGAACTCATTGCCATCCTCCTGGTTTACTTTGTCCAGGGAATCCTCGGCTTAGCTCGTTTGGCGGTGAGTTTTTTCCTCAAAGACGATCTCGGTCTCAGTCCTGCTGAAACCTCGGCCTTGTTGGGGATTGTGGCACTTCCCTGGATGATTAAGCCCTTGTTTGGCTTCATCTCCGATGGCCTACCGATTTTCGGCTATCGTCGCCGTCCCTATCTGATTCTCTCAGGATTGCTGGGAACCCTATCCTGGCTCCTGTTGGCGACCGTTGTCGACCGTCCCTGGCAGGCGATCGCCGCTATTTCCCTAGGGTCCCTCTCGGTGGCCTTCAGCGATGTCATTGCCGATTCCCTGGTGGTGGAACGGGCCCGTAAAGAATCCCAAAGTGATGCGGGGTCTCTCCAGTCCATCACCTGGGCCGCCTCCGCCATTGGGGGTCTGATTACCGCCTATCTCAGCGGTTCCCTGCTAGAAATCTTCAGCAGCCGCAGTATCTTCCTGATTACCGCAACCTTTCCCCTGATTGTCTCCGGGGTGTCTTGGCTCATTGCCGAACAACCGACGGGAGATCGCCCCGACTTCAGTGGCGTAACCCGGCAAGTTCAGCAACTCAAAGCCGCCATTTCCCAAAAATCCATCTGGCTTCCCACGGCCTTTATCTTCCTCTGGCAAGCCACCCCCACCGCCGACTCAGCCTTTTTCTATTTCACCACCAACGAATTAGGCTTCCAACCGGAGTTCCTAGGACGAGTGCGTCTGGTGACCAGTCTGGCCTCCCTGGTGGGGATTTGGCTATTTCAGCGTTTCTTCAAAGCCGTTGCCTTTCGCAAGATTTTTCTCTGGACTACCATTCTCTCGGCGGTGTTAGGGATGAGTGCCTTATTACTGGTCACTCATGCCAACCGGGCGATCGGCATTGATGACCATTGGTTTAGCCTCGGGGATAGTCTCATTCTCACGGTCATGGGACAACTGGCCTTTATGCCGGTTCTCGTCCTAGCGGCCCGTCTCTGTCCCAGTGGCGTGGAAGCGACCCTGTTTGCCGTGTTGATGTCCATCTCCAACATTGCCGGGATGGTGTCCTACGAGTTGGGAGCCGTTCTGATGCACTGGCTCAACATCAGTGAATCCAACTTCGAGAATCTTTGGCTGTTAGTCACCCTAACCAATCTCAGCACCCTCCTCCCCCTTCCCTTCATCCACTGGCTACCGGGGGATAGTGCCTCAGGCGGCGGCGGTGAAACTCCGTCACCTCAGGCCCCAGAACCAGCTCGGGTGGAGTCAGAAGCCGTGGAAGGGGTGGGGGTCTAAGATCCCGATCGCTCGGGGGAGTCGAGGTACTTAGAGAAAAGTGCCACAATGGAACTAACCATGTCTGATTCTCGACCGACTTTGTCCCAGGACTCGTTTGCTGTTCCCATGAGCCAATTTCCCCAATTCGCCGCCAGGGGCTATCACGTCCAACGCCAACTCGGCCATAACCGAGCCGGTGGACGGATTACCTATCTGGCTAAACAGGAGTCCTCCCCCGCTCCTGTGGTCTTAAAACAATTTCTCTTTGGTGATGCCGCCCAATGGTCGGCCTATGATAGTTGCGAACGGGAAATTCAGGTCTTGAAGGGCCTAGAACATCCTGGGATTCCCCGCTATTTGGATTCCTTTGAAACCGAGAACGGCTTTTGCTTGGTGCAAGAGTATAAACCCGCCCCCTCCCTGGCTCAAACTCGGAGTTTTTCCCCGGAGGAGGTGAAAGAGATTGCGATCGCCCTCCTAGAGATTCTTGTCTATCTACAAAATCGCATCCCCCCGGTCATCCACCGAGATATTAAGCCAGAAAATGTTTTAGTCTCCGAAGCCCCCAGCTCAAAAGGGTTAGAGGTCTATCTCGTCGATTTTGGCTTTGCCCGGATTGGCGAGGGGGACGTGGCTATGAGTAGTGTCGTCAAAGGAACCCTGGGCTTTATGCCCCCGGAACAACTCTTTAATCGCCCCCTCACCGAAGCCTCAGACCTCTATGGCGTGGGGGCAACCTTAATTTGTCTCCTAACTGGAACCCCCTCCCAGGACATTGGCGAGTTGATGGACGATCGCTACAGCATTGATTTCGCCCCTCGGGTTCCTAAACTCAGTTTGCGCTGGGTGGAGTGGCTGCAAACCCTCGTTCAACCTTCACCGAACGACCGCTATAAGAACGCTGAAGAAGCGTTAGCCGCCTTGCACCCCATTTATGTCAATCGTGTCCCTAAAGTAGTCGCTAAGCCCGATTCTGTGGTATTGGAAGCTAGCCGTTTGGGGGAACAGATTGCCGAAACGGTGATGTTAAAAAATCCAGTGCCCGATACGGTCTTACAAGGGCGTTGGCGGGTTCTTCCCCATCCCAAAGACCCCCCCAGTCGCCCCGGGAAACATCATTGGCTACGGGTAACTCCCGATCCCGTGGAGGGGGAACAGGTGTTATGTCGGGTGCGGGCGAATACCGGTAAACTGGTGGCAAATGCCGTCTATGAACGTCGCCTGGTCTTTGAAAGTAATGCCGAACCTCAGACCTTGGAACTTGCCGTCACTGTCAAAACCGCTCCCGCTCCCGTTCGTCTGCCCAGCTTACCCCTGAAACGGCTCGGGGTGTTGTTTGTCTCAGCGACCGTTCTCTCCTTTGGGGTTCATATTTGGTGGGGGGCGATTTTAGGCTTGGCGAACTCCCTGGCCCAGAGCATTGATAAACTTTAAGCGGAGCGCGATCGCCCCAGTCGGGCCATCTTCGATTCGCCACCTCGTCGTCACTATGGGGACCCTTGCATCATGACCCAGAATCCACAGACCCGTTCATC harbors:
- a CDS encoding serine/threonine protein kinase: MSDSRPTLSQDSFAVPMSQFPQFAARGYHVQRQLGHNRAGGRITYLAKQESSPAPVVLKQFLFGDAAQWSAYDSCEREIQVLKGLEHPGIPRYLDSFETENGFCLVQEYKPAPSLAQTRSFSPEEVKEIAIALLEILVYLQNRIPPVIHRDIKPENVLVSEAPSSKGLEVYLVDFGFARIGEGDVAMSSVVKGTLGFMPPEQLFNRPLTEASDLYGVGATLICLLTGTPSQDIGELMDDRYSIDFAPRVPKLSLRWVEWLQTLVQPSPNDRYKNAEEALAALHPIYVNRVPKVVAKPDSVVLEASRLGEQIAETVMLKNPVPDTVLQGRWRVLPHPKDPPSRPGKHHWLRVTPDPVEGEQVLCRVRANTGKLVANAVYERRLVFESNAEPQTLELAVTVKTAPAPVRLPSLPLKRLGVLFVSATVLSFGVHIWWGAILGLANSLAQSIDKL